A DNA window from Pseudomonas resinovorans NBRC 106553 contains the following coding sequences:
- a CDS encoding flavin reductase family protein: MSQADLKGEMLQAMRRLAKSVTIITTSNGQERFAMSATAVDSLSTEPPSLLICVNKTASLHRVLAAGADFCVNILGLEQEQLSHLCSGPVKGEARFQQGDWRTSEGGIPYLGDAQSAILCQQDGSFSYGTHTVFIGRIVQIHNSADISPLVYLNGAYTTTAPSLAIAN, encoded by the coding sequence ATGAGCCAGGCCGATCTGAAAGGCGAGATGCTCCAGGCGATGCGTCGTCTGGCCAAGTCCGTCACCATCATTACCACCAGCAACGGCCAGGAGCGGTTCGCCATGTCCGCCACCGCCGTGGATTCGTTGTCCACCGAGCCGCCGTCGCTGCTCATCTGCGTGAACAAGACGGCGTCCCTGCACCGCGTGCTGGCCGCCGGCGCCGATTTCTGCGTGAACATCCTCGGCCTGGAGCAGGAACAGCTGTCGCACTTGTGCAGCGGCCCGGTGAAGGGCGAGGCGCGCTTCCAGCAGGGTGACTGGCGCACCAGCGAAGGCGGCATTCCCTACCTGGGCGACGCCCAGTCGGCGATCCTCTGCCAGCAGGACGGCTCCTTCAGCTATGGCACCCACACGGTCTTCATCGGCCGCATCGTGCAGATCCACAACAGTGCCGACATCAGTCCGCTGGTCTACCTCAACGGCGCCTACACCACCACTGCGCCGTCGCTGGCCATCGCCAACTGA
- a CDS encoding LLM class flavin-dependent oxidoreductase — MKFSLIYEAQTIDSSREGDRRIFDETVEQAVLADKLGFDTFWCVEHTALTNYSHMSAPETMLAFVAGKTERIGIGHGVVCLPPAMNHPVKVAERIATLDLLSKGRVHFGVGKGGTQQEAGTFGYDLATLQPQIDEAMYLIPKMFVQDEIEHNGDFVKIPKRPIHPKPYQDPHPPMYLACTNTESLKNAGGRGMGALVLGFGGPEEIAKKVAVYHEAWDNRDEKNQVGFRPNRHIAALCPAIVLDDNDKARAIGIRGQRYFMESLAYWYAGGERPDPEQWKDDTFVDGNGQAVIKSRFASEEVSVDFSDPTMAMMNPNHAYGTVNDCIGYVQRLIDAGADEILFICQMGTVPQWAQLETLKNIGEHVIPYFRKQNGLT; from the coding sequence ATGAAATTCTCCCTGATCTACGAGGCACAGACGATCGACTCCAGCCGCGAGGGCGACCGTCGCATCTTCGACGAAACCGTCGAACAGGCCGTGCTCGCCGACAAGCTCGGCTTCGATACCTTCTGGTGCGTGGAGCACACCGCACTGACCAACTACTCGCACATGTCGGCGCCGGAAACCATGCTGGCCTTCGTCGCCGGCAAGACCGAGCGCATCGGCATCGGCCACGGCGTGGTCTGCCTGCCGCCGGCGATGAACCACCCGGTGAAGGTGGCCGAGCGCATCGCCACCCTCGACCTCCTGTCCAAGGGCCGCGTGCACTTCGGCGTGGGCAAGGGCGGCACCCAGCAGGAGGCCGGCACCTTCGGCTACGACCTGGCCACCCTGCAGCCGCAGATCGACGAAGCCATGTACCTGATCCCGAAGATGTTCGTGCAGGACGAGATCGAACATAACGGCGACTTCGTGAAGATCCCCAAGCGCCCCATCCATCCCAAGCCCTACCAGGACCCGCACCCGCCGATGTACCTGGCCTGCACCAACACCGAGTCGCTGAAGAACGCCGGCGGCCGGGGCATGGGCGCCCTGGTGCTGGGTTTCGGCGGCCCCGAGGAAATCGCCAAGAAGGTCGCCGTGTACCACGAGGCCTGGGACAACCGCGACGAGAAGAACCAGGTGGGCTTCCGCCCCAATCGCCACATCGCCGCCCTGTGCCCGGCCATCGTCCTGGACGACAACGACAAGGCCCGCGCCATCGGCATCCGTGGCCAGCGCTACTTCATGGAATCCCTGGCCTACTGGTACGCCGGCGGCGAACGTCCGGACCCGGAGCAGTGGAAGGACGACACCTTCGTCGACGGCAACGGCCAGGCGGTGATCAAGTCGCGCTTCGCCTCCGAGGAGGTCAGCGTGGACTTCTCCGACCCGACCATGGCGATGATGAACCCCAACCATGCCTACGGCACGGTGAACGACTGCATTGGCTATGTGCAGCGCCTGATCGATGCCGGCGCCGATGAAATCCTCTTCATCTGCCAGATGGGCACCGTGCCCCAGTGGGCGCAGCTGGAAACCCTGAAGAACATCGGCGAACACGTGATTCCCTACTTCCGCAAACAGAACGGACTGACCTGA
- a CDS encoding FAD-binding protein: protein MTAMEQHPEAPLRVRDAAQLAWDDGADLLVVGFGGAGVCAALEAASRGASVLALERFAGGGATARSGGVVYAGGGTPQQAEAGVEDSPEAMYDYLRQEVGDVVSAETLRGFCQQSSAHLAWLERHGAAFQGSVPPLKTSYPSDRYFLYYSGNEAVPDYAALARPAPRGHRALGSGMSGINLFRPLAASAQQLGVRLQRQCEVRRLVLDAAGAVLGVEAWVLPPGSRAARTHARLSRWTDALHPYAPALAARWRRKLRALETAHAERRLIRAQHGVLLSAGGFVFNRAMLSQHAPRYLDGLPLGTSGCDGSGIRLGESAGGATAHMERASAWRFINPPLAWARGLIVNADGRRYCNEEVYGAKLGHAMVEEQGGRAILILNRALMKEAFAQVGPGKVWAFQRLPALLNMLCNARRGDSLAQLAERVGLPLVNLQRTLATYNAAARGECADELGKSAGLLASLEQGPWYAMDLSFASKLFPCPVITLGGLKVCERSGQVLDQDGAPIDGLFSAGRNAVGVASHFYVSGLSLADCVHSGRRAGAHVAGLARAVRSTRGEQQ from the coding sequence ATGACGGCAATGGAGCAGCACCCCGAAGCACCGCTGCGGGTTCGTGACGCCGCGCAGCTGGCGTGGGATGACGGCGCCGACCTGCTGGTGGTCGGCTTCGGTGGGGCCGGCGTATGCGCCGCCCTCGAAGCCGCGAGCCGGGGCGCCTCCGTCCTGGCCCTGGAACGCTTCGCCGGCGGTGGCGCCACGGCGCGCAGCGGTGGCGTGGTCTACGCCGGTGGCGGCACGCCGCAGCAGGCCGAGGCGGGCGTGGAAGATTCCCCTGAGGCCATGTACGACTACCTGCGCCAGGAAGTCGGGGATGTCGTTTCCGCCGAGACCCTGCGTGGCTTCTGCCAGCAGAGCAGCGCCCACCTGGCCTGGCTGGAACGGCATGGCGCGGCCTTCCAGGGCAGCGTGCCGCCGCTGAAAACCTCCTACCCCAGCGACCGCTATTTTCTCTATTACTCCGGCAACGAGGCGGTGCCCGACTACGCGGCGCTGGCCCGTCCGGCGCCGCGCGGCCACCGCGCCCTGGGCTCGGGCATGTCCGGGATCAATCTGTTCCGTCCGCTGGCCGCCAGCGCGCAACAACTGGGTGTGCGCCTGCAGCGCCAGTGCGAAGTCCGGCGCCTGGTGCTGGATGCCGCCGGTGCCGTGCTTGGCGTCGAGGCCTGGGTGCTGCCACCGGGCAGCCGGGCGGCGAGAACTCATGCACGACTGAGCCGCTGGACCGATGCCCTGCATCCCTATGCGCCGGCGCTTGCTGCTCGCTGGCGGCGCAAGTTGCGGGCGCTGGAAACGGCCCATGCCGAGCGCCGCCTGATCCGCGCCCAGCACGGCGTGTTGCTCAGCGCCGGCGGCTTCGTGTTCAACCGCGCCATGCTCAGCCAGCACGCGCCGCGCTACCTCGATGGCCTGCCCCTGGGCACTAGCGGTTGCGACGGCAGCGGCATCCGTCTCGGCGAGAGCGCGGGCGGCGCAACCGCACACATGGAGCGCGCCAGCGCCTGGCGCTTCATCAACCCGCCGCTGGCCTGGGCCCGAGGGCTGATCGTCAATGCCGACGGCCGCCGCTACTGCAACGAAGAAGTCTACGGCGCCAAGCTCGGCCACGCCATGGTGGAAGAGCAGGGTGGCCGCGCCATCCTCATCCTCAACCGCGCCTTGATGAAGGAAGCCTTCGCCCAGGTGGGGCCGGGCAAGGTGTGGGCCTTCCAGCGCCTGCCGGCACTGCTGAACATGCTGTGCAATGCCCGTCGCGGCGACAGCCTGGCGCAGTTGGCCGAGCGCGTGGGGCTACCGCTGGTGAACCTGCAGCGGACCCTCGCCACCTACAACGCCGCGGCCCGTGGCGAATGCGCCGACGAGCTGGGCAAGTCCGCGGGCCTGCTGGCCTCGCTGGAGCAGGGGCCCTGGTACGCCATGGACCTGTCCTTCGCCAGCAAGCTGTTTCCCTGCCCGGTGATCACCCTCGGCGGGCTCAAGGTATGCGAGCGCAGCGGCCAGGTCCTGGACCAGGACGGTGCGCCCATCGATGGCCTGTTCAGTGCCGGCCGCAACGCCGTCGGCGTGGCCTCCCATTTCTACGTGTCCGGCCTGTCCCTGGCCGATTGCGTCCATTCCGGGCGCCGTGCCGGTGCCCATGTCGCGGGCCTGGCGCGAGCCGTACGGTCCACCCGAGGAGAACAACAATGA
- a CDS encoding peroxiredoxin: protein MVIRIGDEAPDFTADSTEGTINFHQWIGDQWAILFSHPKDFTPVCTTELGYMARLKPEFDKRNTKVVGLSVDPVSDHHRWAGDIEETQGCAVNYPMIGDENLTVAKLYDMIHPNASTGPRTAVDNATVRSVFIIGPDKKVKAMLIYPMSAGRNFDEVLRLLDSLQLNAKHTVATPVNWRPGDDVIIPTSVSDEDAKKKYPDGFKTLKPYLRVVAQPK from the coding sequence ATGGTTATCCGCATTGGTGACGAAGCACCCGATTTCACCGCCGACAGCACCGAAGGCACCATCAACTTTCACCAGTGGATCGGGGACCAGTGGGCCATCCTGTTCTCCCACCCGAAGGACTTCACCCCGGTCTGCACCACCGAGCTGGGCTACATGGCCAGGCTCAAGCCCGAATTCGACAAGCGCAACACCAAGGTGGTGGGCCTCTCCGTGGACCCGGTCAGCGACCATCACCGCTGGGCCGGCGATATCGAGGAAACCCAGGGCTGCGCGGTGAACTACCCGATGATCGGTGACGAAAACCTCACCGTCGCCAAGCTCTACGACATGATCCACCCCAATGCCAGCACCGGCCCGCGCACCGCCGTGGACAACGCCACGGTGCGCTCGGTGTTCATCATCGGCCCGGACAAGAAGGTCAAGGCCATGCTGATCTACCCCATGAGCGCCGGACGCAATTTCGACGAGGTGCTGCGGCTGCTGGATTCGCTGCAACTGAACGCCAAGCACACGGTGGCGACACCGGTGAACTGGCGCCCGGGCGACGACGTGATCATTCCCACCTCGGTCTCCGACGAAGACGCGAAGAAGAAGTACCCCGACGGCTTCAAGACCCTGAAACCGTACCTGCGGGTCGTCGCACAACCCAAGTGA
- a CDS encoding Mut7-C RNAse domain-containing protein translates to MARATFRFYEELNDFLPAERRRLSFSCACARAATVKHMIEALGVPHTEVELVLLNGESVGFERLIEDGDRVAVYPKFETLDISPLLKVRDRPMRVLRFVADAHLGGLANLLRMSGFDTLYDNRFEDSQIADISVHQGRIVLTRDRELLKRRIITHGCYVHALKPALQLRELFERLDLARSANPFSLCLHCNHPLQEIAPELARPRVPPRIGARHTRFLNCVACDRLYWEGSHWRSMCALLEPLLAVDKSAGD, encoded by the coding sequence ATGGCCAGGGCGACATTCCGTTTCTACGAGGAGCTCAACGACTTCCTGCCCGCCGAACGGCGTCGGCTCTCGTTCAGCTGCGCCTGCGCGCGGGCGGCCACGGTCAAGCACATGATCGAGGCCCTCGGCGTGCCCCACACAGAGGTGGAGCTGGTGCTGCTCAATGGCGAGTCGGTGGGCTTCGAGCGGTTGATCGAGGACGGTGACCGGGTCGCGGTCTACCCCAAGTTCGAGACACTGGACATCAGCCCGTTGCTCAAGGTCCGCGACCGTCCCATGCGCGTGCTCCGCTTCGTGGCCGATGCCCACCTCGGCGGCCTAGCCAACCTGCTGCGCATGAGCGGCTTCGACACCCTCTACGACAACCGCTTCGAAGACAGCCAGATCGCCGATATCTCCGTCCATCAGGGGCGCATCGTGCTGACCCGCGACCGCGAACTGCTCAAGCGCCGCATCATCACCCACGGATGCTACGTGCATGCGCTCAAGCCCGCCCTGCAGCTGCGCGAGCTGTTCGAGCGCCTGGACCTGGCCCGCAGCGCCAATCCCTTCAGCCTCTGCCTGCACTGCAACCACCCCCTGCAGGAGATCGCCCCGGAACTGGCCCGCCCGCGCGTGCCGCCGCGAATCGGCGCGCGGCATACGCGCTTTCTCAACTGCGTGGCCTGCGACCGCCTGTACTGGGAAGGCTCCCATTGGCGCAGCATGTGCGCCCTGCTGGAGCCCCTGCTGGCTGTGGATAAATCGGCCGGAGACTGA
- the fusA gene encoding elongation factor G, whose protein sequence is MARTTPISHYRNIGIVAHVDAGKTTTTERVLYYTGVNHKMGEVHDGAATMDWMVQEQERGITITSAATTAFWSGSRKQLDKYRINIIDTPGHVDFTIEVERSLRVLDGAVVVFSGADGVEPQSETVWRQADKYHVPRIAYVNKMDRAGADFLRVVEQIKKRLGHTPVPIQLPIGQEENFNGQIDLIRMKAIYWNDADQGASFREEEIPAELQEEARHWRNQMLEAAAEANEELMTKYLDGGELSEDEIKAGLRIRTLSCEVVPAVCGSSFKNKGVPLVLDAVVELLPAPTEIPAIHGTHPDDPEKSDERHADDGEPFSSLAFKIATDPFVGNLTFVRVYSGVLNSGDAVLNSVKGRKERVGRMVQMHANHRAEIKEVRAGDIAALIGMKDVTTGDTLCDLNKPIILERMDFPEPVISIAVEPKTKADQEKMGIALGRLAQEDPSFRVRTDEETGQTIISGMGELHLDIIVDRMKREFGVEANTGKPQVAYREAIRKTCEIEGKFVRQSGGRGQYGHCWIRFAPADEGSEGLVFVNEVVGGAIPREFVPAIQKGIEEQMKNGVLAGYPLLGLKAAVFDGSYHDVDSSEMAFKIAASMATKQLSQKGGAVLLEPVMKLEVVTPEDYMGDIMGDLNRRRGLIHGMDDGVSGKIIRAEVPLGEMFGYATDVRSMSQGRASFSMEFARYADAPASIAEAIVKKSG, encoded by the coding sequence ATGGCCCGTACAACACCCATCAGCCACTACCGCAACATCGGCATCGTGGCCCATGTGGATGCCGGCAAGACCACGACCACCGAACGGGTGCTCTACTACACCGGCGTCAATCACAAGATGGGCGAGGTGCACGACGGCGCCGCCACCATGGACTGGATGGTCCAGGAGCAGGAGCGCGGCATCACCATCACCTCGGCCGCCACCACCGCGTTCTGGAGCGGCTCGCGCAAGCAGCTCGACAAGTACCGCATCAACATCATCGATACCCCCGGCCACGTGGATTTCACCATCGAGGTGGAGCGTTCCCTGCGCGTGCTGGACGGGGCGGTGGTGGTGTTCAGCGGCGCCGACGGCGTTGAGCCGCAGTCCGAGACGGTGTGGCGCCAGGCCGACAAGTACCACGTGCCGCGCATCGCCTACGTGAACAAGATGGACCGCGCCGGCGCCGACTTCCTGCGGGTGGTGGAGCAGATCAAGAAGCGCCTCGGCCACACGCCGGTGCCGATCCAGCTGCCCATCGGCCAGGAGGAGAACTTCAACGGCCAGATCGACCTGATCCGCATGAAGGCCATCTACTGGAACGACGCCGACCAGGGCGCCAGCTTCCGCGAGGAGGAGATCCCCGCCGAGCTGCAGGAAGAGGCCCGGCACTGGCGCAACCAGATGCTGGAAGCGGCGGCCGAGGCCAACGAGGAACTGATGACCAAGTACCTCGACGGCGGCGAGCTCAGCGAAGACGAGATCAAGGCCGGCCTGCGCATCCGCACACTGTCCTGCGAGGTGGTGCCGGCGGTATGCGGCTCGTCCTTCAAGAACAAGGGCGTGCCCCTGGTGCTGGACGCGGTGGTCGAGCTGCTGCCGGCGCCCACTGAAATCCCGGCGATCCACGGCACCCATCCGGACGACCCGGAGAAGAGCGACGAGCGGCATGCCGACGATGGCGAGCCGTTCTCGTCCCTGGCCTTCAAGATCGCCACCGATCCCTTCGTCGGCAACCTGACCTTCGTCCGGGTCTACTCCGGCGTGCTGAATTCCGGGGACGCCGTGCTCAACTCGGTGAAGGGCCGCAAGGAGCGGGTCGGCCGCATGGTGCAGATGCACGCCAACCACCGCGCCGAGATCAAGGAAGTGCGTGCCGGCGACATCGCCGCGCTGATCGGCATGAAGGACGTCACCACCGGCGACACCCTCTGCGACCTGAACAAGCCGATCATCCTCGAGCGCATGGACTTCCCCGAGCCGGTGATCTCCATCGCCGTGGAGCCCAAGACCAAGGCCGACCAGGAGAAGATGGGCATCGCCCTCGGCAGGCTGGCCCAGGAAGACCCGTCGTTCCGGGTGCGCACGGACGAGGAAACCGGGCAGACCATCATTTCCGGCATGGGTGAGCTGCACCTGGACATCATCGTCGACCGAATGAAGCGCGAGTTCGGCGTCGAGGCCAACACCGGCAAGCCGCAGGTGGCCTACCGCGAGGCGATCCGCAAGACCTGCGAGATCGAAGGCAAGTTCGTCCGCCAGTCCGGCGGTCGTGGCCAGTACGGCCACTGCTGGATCCGCTTCGCCCCGGCGGACGAGGGCAGCGAGGGCCTGGTGTTCGTCAACGAGGTGGTGGGCGGGGCGATTCCCCGCGAGTTCGTGCCGGCCATCCAGAAAGGCATCGAGGAGCAGATGAAGAACGGCGTGCTCGCCGGCTACCCGCTGCTGGGGCTGAAGGCCGCGGTGTTCGACGGTTCCTACCACGACGTCGACTCCAGCGAGATGGCCTTCAAGATCGCCGCCTCCATGGCCACCAAGCAGCTTTCGCAAAAGGGCGGCGCGGTGCTGCTGGAACCGGTGATGAAGCTGGAGGTGGTGACCCCCGAGGACTACATGGGCGACATCATGGGCGACCTCAACCGCCGCCGTGGCCTGATCCATGGCATGGACGACGGCGTGTCCGGCAAGATCATCCGCGCCGAGGTGCCCCTGGGCGAGATGTTCGGTTACGCCACCGATGTGCGCTCCATGTCCCAGGGGCGGGCGAGTTTCTCCATGGAGTTCGCCCGCTATGCCGATGCGCCGGCGAGCATCGCCGAGGCGATCGTCAAGAAATCGGGTTGA